The Elaeis guineensis isolate ETL-2024a chromosome 11, EG11, whole genome shotgun sequence genomic interval gctggaggacacatgacggtgcaatgaggagattgggggagatccgatacatacctAATTTcaaacggaatcttatctcacttagcagactggattcgagaggctacaggacggtagctggtggaggaatcttgagggtgctacacggcgataggattgtgctggaggggaagaagggaagCAGAAGACATTATTATCTGGCAGGGAGCctaatgcgaggtggagcttcgagagCCAGATGGAGCTCAGATCGAGGTGGAGCTCCTAAAGGCGGATCGAGCACGAGataagagactcgggaggacgagaggcgacatcgcaaggtgagatttcttaccacaggatgatgccccgagcagatctcaggtcaggaggagtacagcatacgacagagatgggatcgagcagtctagttcgactctcatgtttgctcATCCATGATCaataggcgattgccccagggcatgggatGAGGAGAGCcaaaagctctcgaagtttggaggagaccgaatatcgagtcgagatggagattgttaggatttgatgcctcgagattcagttcatattgagcccacagcgagatccgtggtgaaaaatggagtccaacgagatcaagatcaccccaaacggagctcgaatggaggaaatacgagcttttgaaatcgaCACAAgatccgaggcggcggaggaccgccgacgGCCGGCGGCTGGCCGGCAGAGCGACCGCTGTGTGGCCCAGGCAGGGCCAacgcgcgggacgtgcgacccaggtgcGTGGCCCAAGCAGGCGCACGACGCAGGCAGGCGGGCGGCCCAGCCCATACGCGTGCCCGCGAGGGGCGGCCCGGGCCCAAGCACCCGACGCGGGCACGGCCCAAGCCCCCATGCGCGGGCCGGCCTAGGCCCAAGCACCTTGCCTGGGCCCTGTACCCCAATCCACTGTGGATCGGGCGATCTATGGCAGACCGCGTGGATCGCGTGGGTATTTCTcatgcgtttctcacggtccacgatatTATTTCATGGATCAGAGTGCGATCGCAGGGCCTAGGTGCTTTCCGGTGTTGATCCAATGGTTTAAGGCTTAATTGGGCTTGATTAAGGAGTTCTAAACCTAATTTAAGTCATGTTTTAAGCCTATAAAAGGCCAGGAACAGTGGGTTTTTTGTATGGTCTGCTATTTTGCCGCAGGAAGCTGTGGACGTACGGAACCCGTGAAGAGAGAAAGGAGTGAGCGTtgctgagagagaaagagcagggcttctggacagcggatgccaggcacttcaggggtttagggggtcttccaagagagagagtttttgtgaggagaacttcagatgagagagaaattgggcattcgagggttgaggatgagttcttctcttgtaaattttttttttcacagtgaagtttgcatgccccgtggagatgAGCCTTTTTGTGATTgattcacgtattttgattatttttgttttatttcttctttctttctgctgtatcgcatggtactgaaaaaatCCTGAAAGATGATGTCTTGGCCAGATATCCACCTAACACTACAGCTAATTGTGATTAATCATGAACAATGATATACAATCTTGTCTTCTTGACGAGCAACATAAACTAAGAACGGGAATAAACCTCCATCACTATAAATCCATTTATTTCTCAATATGGACCAACTTTAATAATAAGAGGAGTGTTGTAGACCACACCTCTTCCTCCAAAATCTAGATATACACACATAAAAAGAAGAGCAGCAGCTTggctaagaaaaaaaagagaaccaTAGGAAATAGGAAAGAAGTAGACCAATCAAACTCAATCATATACGGTGGAGCCAGGAGCCATCCATCCACCTGATGCCAGGCAGCGCTGCCTAGACCATCCCAGAAGAACAGAGAATCAAAACAACTCCCAGTCGAGCCTTGGAGTGGGGATGGTTGATGCATTTGTAGCGGCCGTAGCCGGGGTGGTCGGCGTGAACAGAGAATCAAAAGTCTCCCACTTGGTAGTCACCACCGGCGGCGGTGGTTGCTTCTTCTGTTGCTGATGCTGCTGCTGTGCCGGGATTTGCTCATTGGTGGTCTTGAGCATGGCATTCTTCACCTTGAGCACATCCAGCTTCTCCACATATTTCTGAACTCTCCTCTCCTGCAAACCAAACCAAACAACCAACAACATATCGATTAGCAAACCTGGCATTCCATGCAAATAATATGCTAATGGTTGGATCAAATGGCAATTGGATTCGACCTGCATTCTCTTCTGGTGCTTCAAATCCCCGTCGGCGACGTCGATGCCATCCAGCTTAATCAGCTGTGTCATCAGCAGCTCGATAAGGCTAAGCACATCTTTCTCAGCAACCTTTCCACCTTTGGTTATAATCACCTCTAGCTCAGATACCTGCTGGACAGTAATTAAAGACATCAACAAGACAATGGATCATTAGATCAATGTGAAGAAGGTCAATAATTCATGTACTGTTCTTGATGGGAATGTGGATGACCTGAATGGCGAGCTTGTCGACTTCCCGGGTGATCTGGGAGATGGACTTGGTTGCCTTGTCTATCTTGGCCTGGTGGCGCATCTCCAGCAAGCGCTTGGCCCGGCGGGCGGGGTCGTCCACGACCACCAACTTGGACCCGTCTTTCACGCCGGAGATATCGAGGTAGGCGCTGGAATCCCTCTCCTTGTCTTTGTACATCACCTTCTGGTCTTGTGGATGCAATCCAATCCTCTCCGATAGCAGCTTCTTTAACTCCCCTGTTCCaatttatttgatgaaattagttgatgacttcaaatggtaGAAGAAAAGATTCTAGAAGAGATGGTTCAGGGATTCACCGAAGGTGGATTGGGAGCTGAGATAGATCTCGTGGTAGGCGGCGCCGTACTTGACGCGGAGGCGGATGGTGGAGGCaggggcggcggcggcggtggagTCGGGGTCCCTCTTCTGAACCAGCATCCCGCCGGGCCGGACCTCCCACGGGTACGCCTCGTCCACCACCGCGGCGGCCGCCGGGAAGTTTTTCATGGGGATGAATGCGTTCGCCGCCGCCGCCGGAACCGGGCTCTTCGTCCTCCCTAGCATCGTCTCCTCTGGATCTCCTCTCTTTTCCGATTGAAGAGTTGAAATGGACCTTAAATTGAGCTGGTGAAGGCTAAGCGGAGGCTACAAGGCATGTCGAGCGACAGAAGACAAGAACAGGAGAACGATGGAGATATTGGGATCTCTTCCTCATTAATCTCCACCTCTTCTACCGTAGAATTCAGCTCCATGCTCGGAATCTTCTGCGGCCAGGAACGAAAAAAATCTCTTTATGTCATCGTAAAGAGTTTGGAGAAAAATTGGGTTTTGGGAGTTGCGACGAAGGAATAGCGGGGGGTGGAAGGAAGGAAAACTTACAAGAAAGAAACCGGTAGGTAGGGAAGAGAGGGACAACGTAACAAGAAAGGCTGACAGGAGAAGAAGATATAATATTTATAAGCATAAAGAAACGATTAGCTGTAAAAGTGAATAACCTATTAACTAATTATGCACTTGTTTGAGCTAGAAATACTCCCTTCTACCATCATCAGAGAATTAGTGCCACATAGAAAATAAAGTAACGTGTAATTAATATCAGAAAAAGAGAGGGAGTTTGTTCTACCAACTCTTCCTAGAATGCAAGGCTCCTTTGAGAAGACGAGGGTGCACACAGACATGTCAAGTGCCATCCGTCGGAAACAACGTTAAAGTTCTAGCTAAAACAAGAATCGCTTGGTACACGGTGCTCCAGTCATTGGAGACAACGTACGTTAAAGTTCTACATAGTTTTATCCGGGATGTATTTTCCTTCGCACAACGATATTGATCTCAATCCTTCTTTGGTGCGAAAGGCGCATCGCTTTCTCATTTTTATCCTCATAAGTAGAGAAGCTATTTTTGTGTTCCCAAATTGATCGCATTAAGGCTTATTCTCGATAAAGTTCTAGCCATTCCGTAAACGACGATATATGCGACGTCTTCGGAAATGTACATTTCATCCTGTAATGGAAGTGCAACTACAATTTGTCCaccaatattttgataattttttttctacctcattacttTCTTCACATCCCCTTTCTTGCAAGGCTTTTCCCGTTCGACCGTCAAAATTAAGAAAACTACAAAAATGGCTCGTGATAGTTGCTAGAAAAGATGAGGTGAGGGGCCACGTTATCTACATCTATGGAAATTAGACTTTAAGATGCCTGTCATGAGTGCCTAATCCTCACTGACGCAAATCATAAACCTTATGGTACCGATAACCCTTTTACGGAAGATGTAAGCCAAATAAAaagtttaaatgataaaaatctctttaaaataaagaataaattatacttgaatttcataattggaaaattttatatttatttttctgaaatttatttttatctaatattttagtcatttttttgatgaaatgatAGTGAAATCATTATATTTAAATAGATTCCAAATATGCGTCAGAGAAGTTTTGAAAAATGATGATAATAatcttaaattataataattatttaaaaatataaaaatatattattttttcttcatttaaagataattttgatcTTTCATATGTGGTAAACTATTTCACTAAtattgttaatttaattgaacatAATGTAGGTTTTCATATAATAaaagtaaatttttgaaaaactttttgtaatttattaaaaaaacttATTAAGACACTCTCCGTCCATCTCAGCCACAGAGCAGGAGGACGGTGTAATAATGATAATATATAATTAGTTAGCTTTCGTACAACTGTGATAAGGTCAAAAGTGAGAGTTAGAATGAAAACTGAAAtcattattattttgataaaaggaaTCATAGGAAAATGGACCATGGATGGTGGCCTCTTGGCATTACAACCCACTTCAATGGAAGGGTCCGgtttttcttgttttcttttttgagtttattatggcattcaaaagagaaaaattAAGAACCGGGGACAAGGACGTGCTGCTTTTGAAATCATTGCTCTTGTGATAAAGATTGTACTTTCTTTAGTGCTTCACCTATAGTCTCACGTGTATACGGATTACCGTAAAGTTTAATGGCCAACTCGGCAATCACAGAGTAGCTGCTCTGGATTTTTGGGGTATCCATGAATGTGGTCAAATAGCTTAAAAGGTTGTTGAACTATAAATATAGTCTAGGTTGGAACATAGTTTAGATAACGGGAGTAAGAGATTTTAATGGAATTATGGAATTATTCTTTGTTAGATTACACATTCGGtcttaaaaatttatgaagaagCACAAAAATGCTAAAGAAGTAGTATATTTTATCAGCAAGGATCCACATCAAGCAAGATCCTTAGTAGTCAAATAGATAAGCTAGAATGTacccaaaaattaaaaaaaatagaaatgctAAAGTAAGAGTCCATTTAGTGGTAACAACCCAGGTCAAGTATAAACATGGGACTTTTAGGCAGCATTGGCATTATAATTGTATGGATGTTCAAGTTCAGGAACAGATAATTCACGGTGGTACTCTCAAATAAACAAGCGTTCAAAGATGTTATACTAATAACTTGTTAAATTTGTTGCTAGATGAAATGCTTGCATGCAAAGCTGGGGCAACCAGTGATTTTGTTTTCTTTCTCATTTTGATAGGTGGGGATAATTGAAGGGAATTAAGAAAACAGTCCAAAACTTTTCAGATACAACAATGAATTACTCCCTGCGATGGAAACAGCTTAAATTAGGCAATGCTAGTTGAAGCAAAGCCCACTCAAATCTTGAGCTGGATAGAGATAAACATCTAACTTGGTCAAGTCCTTTATAAAACACCAaatcatattaattaaaaaaaatcagatatgggTTGATTTATTTAATCATCGCCAACATGAGCTAACCCATGTGTGATGCATAAACCcttgacaatttttttttcttgaaaaaatgtTAATGGGATTGCTACTGATTTTATCTTTACAATGATGAAAATAAGTACCTCTTGTCAACCATCAGAATGTGTACACACAGGATTATACCTCTCAAGATTCAAACCAAGAATCCCTTTTAAGAATCGCAGCTACTAAGATAAGGCCATTTATTGAACTTGAGTCAATAGGTTATTCTTTGTCGACAACCATATTCTAAAATATATGTAGTTGATCATATATACATCAACTTGTAAAATTGATGGAGTCTTTGATGATTATAGAAGAAACTTGAATTCTATCCAGCCATTTccctctaagaaaatatgtttactatataagatttaaaatatccaaaattttaaaaaattggatTATTTGAAGATCTTTATCTTATCCATCTGTTAAATACACTTGGACAAATATTGTTGCTATATATAAAGTAACTTGAAGTATTACTATAACAAGCTAATCAGATAGCAGTCTAGCAGCCTCTATTCTTTTTAATTACCATCAACTGAGCATATGTTGGCATTGATTGCTGATgtgtttgatgattttttttttttttgaaaaaaataagtaATTGGCAGCCTATAATTTAGACTTTAGAGGACAGGTGTCATCTGCTGAAGCAGGCTCAATCTAAACCGAATTTGTGATTCAGGGAGAATAATAGAATTATAATGCTGCCTAGATTACCATTTAATCTTACTCAGCCCAAACTGCATCCTCTATCCATACAAGATAGTGCATTGCTGTGTAGTCCAACTGTGCCTATTCATTTGAGGGGCATAAACTATAGGAGTTAACCATCACAATACACGAATCTCAAAGTCCATCCTTATCGCACTCATGCCTGCAATGGAATTTCGGTTTTTGTTGCACAATGAACCTAAACCATGCATAATAGCTAGCAAATTTCTATTCTTTTCCTGTTTGCAGTGCTCTATATTAGACTGGGAGACCATCCAAACATTCCAAGTAGGAGAACGGTAAAGACGAAAGCCGGACCCCTCCATAACAAGCTCTATTAATGTTCCTGGTGTTTTAAAAAGCAGCCCATGATAAGGTAGGAAACTGAACAAGGAAATGAAAAGCACCATCCCATTCCAcactgctcccaaaatccacctactcacccttttaccaaaaaaaagtaaaaaaaaatccaCCTACTGATCATTTGTCTATTACTCGCGCATTCCCCCACCCCATCCAATATTTTGCATCAATgattaaaacataaaaagaaaaaaagaaagaaaaaaaactaaTGTCTTCTACCCCACAACATGATGAAGCAAGCTATCTCTCTCCTTTATATAGCTAACTATAATATCATAATCCTTAAAAAGACACTGCTTAGCACAAATACAAGCTCTTTAATAAAATTATCACACAGGTCCATTCGGATCGATGCACCTGAGTGTTGCGTTATAAAGTGAAAGAGTACAGATTCCCTTTCACCCACCCTTTCCtccaaaatttaattataaggcGAACAAAAATAatactttaaaattttatactAATTTTTACCGCTTTGTCGCTTTCCATCATCATAACCCCATTTATTTGTAACGTCCTTCCCTAATAGGGAAGATTTACAGACCAAAACCTCCTCCACATTCTATATATACACAGGTAAAAGAACGGTAGAGGAGGCTTGGTTTATTggtaaaaaagaaaaggaaacgaAAAAAATAGAGGGGAGACCAACCAAACCCAATCACGTACGAAACCGTCCATCCACCCGACGCCGGGCAAAGATTCCCCTAACCGGATTATTCCTGTCTATCTTTTCTATACTCAAAACAATTCCCAATCGAACCTTGGGGTGGCAGCGGATGATGCGGTCGAGCTGGCCGAGGCCGACGTCGCCGTCGAGGGGACGGCGGTCGGCGAGAACAGCGAATCGAACGTCTCCCATTTCGTCGTCACCACCACCGACGGCTGCTGCTTCTGCGGTTGCCGTGCGGGCGTTCGCTGATTGGCCGCCCTCGGCAGCGCATTCTTGATCTTGAGCACGTCCAGAGTCTCCACATACTTCTGCACTCTCCTCTCCTGCAAACGAATCAATCCGACCGACACCCGTAAAACGTTTGATGAAAAGTTCGATCATGGAAAGATTGAGGTTTGTAACGCTTTGATAAAAAATTGACCTGCATTCTCCTCTGGAGCTTCAGATCGCCGTCGGCGACGACGCCATCCAGTTTAACTAGCTGAGTCATCAGCAGCTCGATGAGGTTGAGCACATCTTTCTCCGGCACCTTGCCTCCTTTGGATATGCTCGCCTCCAATGCCGACACCTGAATGAGATCAAACAACAATTAAAGATTCATAAGCATTATGAATTGGATTGATCGAGAGAATGTTGGTGTTGATGGGAGTGTGGGTGACCTGAGAGGCGAGCTTGTCGACTTCGAGGCTGATCTGGGAGATGGACTTGGAGGCCTTGTCGATCCTTGCCTGGCGGCGCATCTCCAGAAAGCGCTTGGCCTGGGCGGCCGCGTCCTCCACCAGCACCATCTTGGAGCCGTTCTTCACGCCGGAGATGTCGAGATAGGCGTTGGAGTCTCTCTCCTTGTCCTTGTATACCAGCTTCTGGTCCTGGGGATGTAGCCCAGTCCTCGCCGACAGCAGCTTCTTCAACTCCCCTGCTCCAGTTCGTTGATGAAATTAATAATTACCAGAAATAGGGGAAAATAAAAGATTTCTTGGGTTTTGTGGGTTACCGAAGGTGGCTTGGGAGCTGAGGTAGATCTCATGGTAGACGGCGCCATACTTGATGCGGACGCGGATCGCGGGAACGGGGGCGGCGGCAGAGTCGGGGTCCCGCTTCTGGACCAGCATTCCACCGGGCCGGACCTCCCACTCCTCCACCGTAGCGGTGGCGGCGGCGGTCGGAGATTCTATGACCGGGATGAATGCCGTCTTGGCCATTGCCGGCGCCATGCCTTTTCTCCTCGTTGACATCATCCTCCCTCGATGGAGACCGATCCCCTCCGCTCCTCCTTTCGAATTGAATTAGTAGTTAACTAGTTATTTTGGAGGGAGATCAGATCATTCCGCCGCCGCCACTTCAGATCCACGGGCGATTGTCCGAAAAAAATGGGATCTCTTCGTCTCTAaagagagaaagaattggaagaatgAAAGAATGGATGGTGCTGAACAATTGGGGTTTTGGGAGCTGCCTtgtctctatttttctttcttcttgaggAAACAAACGCTCGATCGGAATGGTGGAGGACAGAGAAGACGAACACCACAGGCCGACGGTAGACGAATATATAAATAAtagttaaaaataatatattgacaaaatacaaaaagaaagagACGGAATTTAATTGTCAAGAAAGTCAGGTCAAAGTAAACCAACGTTGCGTTAAGCTAAAAAAGCTGAGAtatattaggaaaaaaaaaaccaaaattcCATCCTCCGCTATTAATTGCCaaaaaaaaggtaaaagagatttagaaaaataaaaaaaggaataaGGAAGGATTGCTTCTTCTATCAAATCACTCAACAACGTGGTGCTTCCACTGAAAGATCAAGCATCACCGACAGTGATCAAGTGGCCAAGTGTAAAGCGGACagtaaatctttatttttttctttctttctcgttGTCTTTTTCTAAGAcgaaaaattattgcatgcaccagatgTTAGTGAATCAGGAATTTATTATGGGAAAGCATGCAATCGAAATCGGTGAAATACAACGGCTCATGTGGCGTGTTATTTATTACGGGATTTGCGCGGTCTTATTGcatctggtgcatgcaatacggacGCCTCTAGACCGATCATTTTTGGTGACCTATCTTCGAGTTGTATCAATCTACATAAATGCCATCCAGGATAGTTCACGGTACCCGTACACAGTGGCTTTCTCGTAATTTATCCAAGCAATCTGACTAACCGGTGGACGCTTCTCGCCCGGCGCAGGACACGTCCGTCACCGCGGAAACACAGCTGTTCGAAGAGTTGGACGCAGCTGGACACGTCTCGCAACCCTGGACTTGCGATCGGTACCATCACCGATCTCTCGCACACGGCACGAATCGTAAAGGGAGGGGCATACTGTAACCTTTTGTTTCCAGTTTCTCGTCCACGAGATACCGATCTCTCGCACACGGCACGAATCGTAAAGGGAGGGGCATACTGTAACCTTTTTTTTTCCCGTTTCTCGTCCACGAGATCAGAAGGCAGGGCGACCGTAGATAAAAGACGGAGGAGGAAACTTCCATGGACGGACGTAATGCAGTCGTCCGGATTGGGCACGTGTCGTTCTCCCTTTGACCTTTTTGTGGGACCCGCCTCTTTGGTGGGACACCTGCTGTCTTGTC includes:
- the LOC105054143 gene encoding BAG family molecular chaperone regulator 2, whose protein sequence is MLGRTKSPVPAAAANAFIPMKNFPAAAAVVDEAYPWEVRPGGMLVQKRDPDSTAAAAPASTIRLRVKYGAAYHEIYLSSQSTFGELKKLLSERIGLHPQDQKVMYKDKERDSSAYLDISGVKDGSKLVVVDDPARRAKRLLEMRHQAKIDKATKSISQITREVDKLAIQVSELEVIITKGGKVAEKDVLSLIELLMTQLIKLDGIDVADGDLKHQKRMQERRVQKYVEKLDVLKVKNAMLKTTNEQIPAQQQHQQQKKQPPPPVVTTKWETFDSLFTPTTPATAATNASTIPTPRLDWELF
- the LOC105054142 gene encoding BAG family molecular chaperone regulator 1, which translates into the protein MMSTRRKGMAPAMAKTAFIPVIESPTAAATATVEEWEVRPGGMLVQKRDPDSAAAPVPAIRVRIKYGAVYHEIYLSSQATFGELKKLLSARTGLHPQDQKLVYKDKERDSNAYLDISGVKNGSKMVLVEDAAAQAKRFLEMRRQARIDKASKSISQISLEVDKLASQVSALEASISKGGKVPEKDVLNLIELLMTQLVKLDGVVADGDLKLQRRMQERRVQKYVETLDVLKIKNALPRAANQRTPARQPQKQQPSVVVTTKWETFDSLFSPTAVPSTATSASASSTASSAATPRFDWELF